Proteins from a single region of Acidianus ambivalens:
- the priS gene encoding DNA primase small subunit PriS has product MNCLKEDTVSFILPQELNKIILMLFKSYYEKAELELPDDMELREFAIQPFGKDTYVRHLSFSSPLELRNFILENLPLHLFYSTAKYQIPSAKEMDEKGWMGADLQFDIDADELCDIRKINFCPVCGSEVDGEKCPKDNVETVEFAEITSDCINKALENALIIKDILKDDFGLNPELYFSGNRGFHVYVRCSGDCALLDSEDRKEIVDYIKGIGVPKYSSALPTDPGWAGRKARRIQGVILDEEVTIDIKRLFRIPNSIHGKSGLLVRKIEESNFEFSTSLSPFSGYVTFLPYITGKFQILGENIEFSRGVPIKLDASIGVYAHLKGLGEVKLYVR; this is encoded by the coding sequence ATGAATTGCCTCAAGGAGGATACGGTGAGTTTTATATTGCCCCAAGAGTTGAATAAAATCATTTTAATGCTATTTAAATCATATTATGAAAAAGCAGAACTTGAATTACCTGATGATATGGAATTAAGAGAATTCGCGATACAACCTTTTGGTAAAGATACATATGTTAGACATTTATCTTTTTCCTCTCCTCTAGAGTTAAGAAATTTCATACTTGAAAATCTTCCTTTACATTTATTTTATTCTACAGCAAAATATCAAATACCCTCAGCAAAAGAAATGGACGAAAAAGGGTGGATGGGGGCAGACTTACAGTTTGATATAGATGCAGATGAATTATGCGATATAAGAAAGATAAACTTTTGCCCAGTGTGTGGTTCTGAGGTTGATGGAGAAAAATGCCCTAAAGATAACGTTGAAACTGTGGAATTTGCTGAGATAACTTCTGATTGTATAAATAAAGCATTAGAAAACGCTCTAATAATCAAGGATATTTTAAAAGATGATTTTGGTTTAAATCCCGAACTATATTTCTCTGGAAATAGAGGTTTTCACGTTTACGTAAGATGTAGCGGAGACTGTGCTCTATTGGATTCTGAAGATAGAAAAGAAATAGTTGATTACATAAAGGGTATTGGAGTTCCTAAATACTCTTCAGCCTTACCAACAGATCCTGGCTGGGCTGGAAGAAAGGCTAGACGAATTCAAGGAGTAATTCTAGATGAAGAGGTAACCATAGATATAAAAAGATTATTTAGAATCCCAAATTCTATACATGGTAAATCAGGATTACTAGTAAGAAAAATAGAAGAAAGTAATTTCGAATTTTCCACTTCTTTATCACCTTTTTCTGGTTACGTTACATTTTTACCTTATATAACTGGAAAATTTCAAATATTGGGCGAAAACATAGAATTTTCTAGAGGCGTTCCCATAAAGCTAGATGCATCTATAGGAGTTTACGCGCATTTAAAAGGTTTAGGGGAAGTGAAATTATATGTTAGATGA
- a CDS encoding ribonuclease Z, with translation MMEVYFIGTGGGAPSKRGLPAFLVRRQGFNVLLDCGEGTQITMINHGLNIMAINLIAITHLHADHVLGLPSLIQTMGMYSRKEKLYIIGDVKDLLNKVFEETYFEPPFKIEYVDSYEDNELKITPFKTCHVVKSQGYLIEEKDRKNIDIERLTKEGIKDWRIIRQLKAGKEVIFNGRKLNPEDYLTTKKGIRIAYTGDTAICDSVINSVKGVDLLIHDSTFLDDINAKEYGHSTVTDAATVAKEAEVKRLALVHISGRYKDAKIMEEIARRTFWKSFLPDDLSYYILKD, from the coding sequence TTGATGGAAGTTTATTTTATAGGCACTGGTGGTGGAGCGCCGTCAAAGAGAGGTCTTCCGGCATTTTTAGTAAGGAGGCAAGGCTTTAACGTACTTTTAGATTGTGGTGAAGGAACGCAAATTACAATGATTAATCATGGACTTAACATTATGGCAATAAATTTGATTGCAATAACTCATCTTCATGCAGACCACGTTTTAGGGCTTCCTTCATTAATCCAAACTATGGGAATGTATAGTAGAAAGGAGAAATTATACATAATTGGTGACGTGAAGGATCTTTTAAATAAGGTTTTTGAGGAAACTTATTTTGAACCTCCTTTTAAAATAGAGTACGTTGACAGCTACGAAGATAATGAGTTAAAAATTACTCCTTTCAAGACTTGTCACGTAGTTAAGTCTCAAGGGTATTTAATAGAAGAGAAAGATAGGAAAAATATTGATATAGAAAGACTAACGAAGGAAGGTATTAAAGATTGGAGAATTATTAGGCAATTAAAGGCCGGTAAAGAAGTTATATTTAATGGTAGGAAGCTTAATCCAGAAGATTATTTAACAACTAAAAAGGGAATAAGGATAGCTTATACCGGGGATACTGCCATCTGTGATAGTGTAATAAATTCTGTTAAAGGAGTAGATTTGTTAATTCACGACTCCACGTTTTTAGATGATATAAATGCTAAAGAATATGGACATTCTACAGTTACTGATGCGGCAACTGTAGCAAAGGAGGCTGAAGTAAAAAGATTAGCTTTAGTTCACATTAGTGGGAGATATAAAGACGCTAAAATTATGGAAGAAATTGCAAGAAGAACTTTTTGGAAATCTTTTTTGCCGGACGATTTATCATATTATATCTTAAAAGACTAA
- a CDS encoding TRM11 family SAM-dependent methyltransferase — MKYAILSADELFISLAELKALLKRPFSYVTGVAIFDGEAKNIARRSSTIKAIGEILAISDNPKDINDALKGKCFSIKPNVIMSSDKDLFPVLYKEIVGSVKFSKKCDKLDLIFTDGIILAGIRQEERDSKSLQAHAKKPYSQSGTMDAYTSRLLVNLANPDKTILDPFAGVGSILIEASWLGYDCIGGDIDSKMIEKTKYNLKYFNYECQIIQEDISNLPIKENSVDAIVTDPPYGRSVNARDVKFDELYESLFFNSAEILKKSGKLVFATDSKFDWRDKIKSSGLKVDSIHFIYLHKSLSRGIYVVEKP, encoded by the coding sequence ATGAAATATGCGATATTAAGCGCAGACGAGCTTTTTATATCTCTAGCGGAGCTTAAAGCCCTACTAAAGAGGCCTTTTTCTTACGTTACTGGGGTAGCAATATTCGATGGAGAAGCTAAAAACATTGCAAGGAGATCTTCTACAATTAAGGCAATAGGCGAAATTCTAGCAATTTCAGACAATCCAAAGGATATAAATGATGCTCTTAAAGGTAAATGCTTTAGTATAAAACCTAACGTTATTATGAGCTCAGACAAGGATTTATTTCCAGTTCTATATAAAGAAATTGTAGGTAGCGTAAAATTTAGTAAAAAATGTGATAAGCTTGATTTGATATTTACTGACGGCATTATATTAGCTGGAATTAGGCAAGAAGAGAGAGACTCAAAAAGCCTTCAGGCTCACGCTAAAAAACCATATTCTCAATCTGGAACCATGGATGCATATACTTCAAGACTTTTAGTCAATTTAGCTAATCCAGATAAGACAATCCTTGATCCTTTTGCAGGCGTAGGTTCTATATTAATTGAGGCATCTTGGTTAGGATATGACTGTATAGGAGGAGACATTGATAGTAAAATGATAGAGAAAACTAAGTATAACCTAAAGTATTTTAATTATGAATGTCAAATTATTCAAGAAGATATAAGTAATTTGCCTATTAAGGAAAACTCTGTAGACGCAATTGTTACAGACCCCCCTTACGGTAGATCAGTTAATGCTAGGGATGTAAAATTTGATGAATTATATGAGTCACTTTTCTTTAATTCGGCAGAGATCCTAAAGAAAAGTGGAAAATTAGTTTTTGCTACAGATTCTAAGTTTGACTGGAGGGATAAAATTAAAAGTTCTGGATTAAAAGTTGATTCTATTCATTTTATTTATTTACATAAAAGCCTATCGAGAGGAATCTACGTGGTGGAAAAACCTTGA
- a CDS encoding DNA polymerase sliding clamp produces the protein MKFKALDAPAFVYIIKTISEFMDEGAIVSTNDGIRINGIDPSRVVFLDIFLPAGYFENYESKDKEVIGVNLEDLSSILARVKKDDTLSFETDGSNLKIIIEGSFQRIFSLPLLSMEEQKNPSLNLEFPFKAKMLTVTFSDVMDGLADLGDTLVVSSEGGKLYLSVEGDMGESKVELSTDNGALLEASGNDAKSTYGMEYVLNTTKMRKASDTMELYFGSQIPLKLHYELPQGGYGEFYIAPRVE, from the coding sequence ATGAAATTCAAGGCTCTTGACGCTCCTGCGTTTGTATACATAATAAAAACAATATCGGAATTTATGGACGAAGGTGCTATAGTTTCAACTAATGATGGAATAAGAATAAATGGAATAGATCCTTCTAGAGTAGTATTTTTGGATATATTTTTGCCTGCAGGATATTTTGAAAATTATGAGTCTAAAGATAAAGAAGTAATAGGCGTGAACTTAGAAGATCTATCATCAATCTTAGCAAGAGTAAAGAAAGACGATACATTAAGCTTTGAAACAGATGGAAGTAATCTTAAGATAATAATAGAAGGATCTTTCCAAAGAATATTTTCATTACCTTTATTATCTATGGAAGAGCAAAAAAATCCTTCTCTCAACTTAGAATTCCCATTTAAGGCAAAAATGCTCACAGTAACTTTCTCAGACGTTATGGACGGTTTAGCAGATTTAGGCGATACACTAGTAGTAAGTTCTGAGGGAGGAAAACTATATCTTTCTGTAGAAGGTGACATGGGAGAATCTAAAGTAGAACTTTCCACAGATAACGGAGCACTATTAGAGGCAAGTGGAAATGATGCTAAGTCAACATACGGTATGGAATACGTATTAAATACTACAAAAATGAGAAAAGCTTCGGACACTATGGAGTTGTACTTTGGTTCTCAGATACCGCTAAAGCTTCATTATGAATTGCCTCAAGGAGGATACGGTGAGTTTTATATTGCCCCAAGAGTTGAATAA
- a CDS encoding AAA family ATPase, which produces MNVILITGMPGSGKTLFANLLREKGFYVISMGDVLRKRYEKEAKIGERMMDFAKRIREIYGEGVVARLSMEEITPTMSRIAFEGVRSLAEVEEFKRLGNPIIIAIHSPPSLRYQRMISRMRPDDSKNIEDLRRRDLDEIRLGIGGVIALADYIIINDSTIDEFKKRAEEVILRITK; this is translated from the coding sequence TTGCAAACTTATTGAGAGAAAAAGGATTCTATGTTATCTCTATGGGCGACGTATTAAGAAAGAGGTATGAAAAAGAGGCAAAAATAGGTGAAAGAATGATGGATTTTGCTAAAAGAATTAGAGAAATATATGGTGAAGGAGTAGTAGCTAGACTATCTATGGAGGAAATCACGCCAACCATGAGCAGGATTGCATTCGAAGGAGTGAGGAGTTTAGCAGAAGTTGAGGAGTTTAAAAGATTAGGAAACCCTATAATAATAGCAATTCATTCTCCTCCTTCATTAAGATATCAAAGAATGATATCAAGGATGAGGCCTGACGATTCTAAGAATATTGAAGATCTAAGGAGAAGAGACCTTGACGAGATAAGACTAGGAATAGGAGGAGTTATAGCTCTAGCTGATTATATAATAATTAACGATTCCACGATAGACGAATTTAAGAAGAGAGCAGAAGAAGTTATATTAAGGATTACGAAATGA
- a CDS encoding ATP/GTP-binding protein: MYYIFFTGTAGSGKTTLVKEFQDYLLDQELDTAVINLDPAVEKLPYTPDFDVREYVDAFEVMEKYGLGPNSSLIASIDLLMTKAVEIKNEVSEIEANYVLIDTPGQVELFAYRDTGRLISSLIVGDNKAANVFLMDSFLAREARTYVSLLLLSSAIRFRMNLPQVNVLSKIDLLTPKELEEIKSWSNGEELIDRLGEVDDYSFELVKTLIESLDSAPVPVSSTNDEGFDELYAELQRIFAGGEDYLTEENSPRL; the protein is encoded by the coding sequence ATGTACTATATTTTCTTCACTGGAACAGCAGGCTCTGGTAAGACTACTTTAGTTAAGGAATTTCAAGATTATTTACTTGACCAAGAGTTAGATACAGCGGTCATAAATTTAGATCCAGCAGTAGAAAAACTCCCATACACTCCAGATTTTGATGTAAGAGAGTATGTAGACGCGTTTGAAGTTATGGAAAAATATGGATTAGGTCCCAATTCTTCATTAATAGCCTCAATAGATCTACTAATGACTAAAGCCGTAGAAATAAAAAATGAGGTCAGTGAAATAGAAGCTAATTATGTCTTAATAGATACTCCGGGTCAAGTTGAACTCTTTGCGTATAGAGATACTGGAAGGCTTATTTCATCACTAATAGTTGGAGATAATAAGGCAGCAAACGTATTTTTAATGGACTCATTCCTTGCAAGAGAAGCTAGAACTTACGTATCTTTATTACTTCTATCTAGTGCAATACGGTTTAGAATGAACTTACCTCAAGTTAATGTTTTATCAAAAATAGACCTTTTGACACCTAAGGAATTAGAAGAAATAAAAAGCTGGAGTAATGGAGAAGAACTAATAGATAGATTAGGTGAAGTTGATGATTATTCATTCGAGCTAGTAAAAACCTTAATAGAAAGCCTTGACTCTGCACCAGTTCCAGTTTCTTCCACAAACGATGAAGGGTTTGACGAACTTTATGCAGAATTACAAAGGATATTTGCTGGTGGAGAAGATTATTTAACAGAAGAGAACTCTCCTAGACTTTGA
- a CDS encoding ribose-phosphate diphosphokinase codes for MIIVGGPASNGIDEKLSEMLNVKLIKAEHKIFPDGESYIRIPESVRGEEVAIVQSTYYPQDKHLIELLLMIEAVKNLGASKIISIIPYLAYARQDRRFKDGEALSLKIVLNLIYESGSDELITVEPHKPDAVISYFKGNVKIVDPTPALAREIKKEVENPFVLAPDRGALERAERLAKELNSPYSHIEKERDRTTGEVRIKEAPHLDLHGKDVVLIDDIISTGGTLAQASQLSYNLGARKVIAVATHVLLVNDAYDKLTRAGIKSIIGTNTIKVENKNVKIADISDLIAVKL; via the coding sequence ATGATTATTGTAGGAGGACCAGCCTCAAACGGTATAGACGAAAAGCTTTCAGAGATGCTTAATGTGAAGCTTATAAAAGCAGAACATAAGATTTTTCCTGACGGAGAATCTTATATTAGAATTCCTGAAAGTGTTAGAGGAGAAGAAGTAGCAATAGTCCAGTCTACTTATTATCCTCAGGATAAGCATTTGATAGAATTACTTTTAATGATAGAAGCAGTGAAAAATTTAGGTGCAAGTAAAATTATTTCTATAATTCCATATTTAGCTTACGCGAGGCAGGACAGAAGATTTAAAGACGGAGAAGCATTAAGTCTTAAAATAGTCCTAAACCTTATTTACGAGAGCGGTAGTGACGAATTAATTACGGTGGAACCTCATAAACCCGATGCAGTCATTTCATATTTTAAAGGTAATGTCAAAATAGTGGATCCAACTCCCGCTTTAGCTAGAGAAATTAAAAAGGAGGTAGAAAATCCCTTCGTATTAGCTCCAGATCGTGGTGCTTTAGAAAGAGCTGAAAGACTCGCTAAGGAGCTCAATTCTCCTTATTCTCATATTGAAAAAGAAAGAGATAGAACTACTGGAGAAGTGAGAATTAAAGAAGCTCCTCATTTAGATTTACATGGAAAGGACGTTGTGCTTATAGACGATATAATAAGTACTGGAGGAACTTTAGCCCAAGCTTCTCAGCTTTCTTATAATTTAGGTGCTAGAAAAGTAATAGCTGTAGCAACTCACGTATTATTAGTTAATGACGCTTACGATAAGCTCACTAGAGCTGGAATAAAATCAATTATAGGAACTAATACTATAAAAGTTGAGAATAAAAACGTTAAAATTGCGGATATTTCAGACCTTATAGCTGTTAAACTATGA
- a CDS encoding RNA-binding domain-containing protein, protein MTKIVVTAEVRPSEDESKVLTAIANFFDYEKITKEKRGDYIVVIVEESRTLKSLQKFHDALREEKILDVARKYLRRGISDNSISFMLHKQAAAIGVISFVDDERESPLGPISFYIEHKNPNEVVDWLAPRTAKGHPLWENKIPED, encoded by the coding sequence ATGACAAAAATAGTTGTAACGGCTGAAGTTAGGCCTTCAGAAGACGAATCTAAGGTCTTAACGGCTATAGCTAATTTCTTCGATTATGAAAAAATAACAAAGGAAAAGAGAGGAGATTATATTGTAGTCATTGTAGAAGAATCAAGAACACTAAAAAGTCTGCAAAAATTTCACGATGCGTTAAGAGAAGAGAAAATACTTGACGTTGCAAGAAAATACTTAAGGAGAGGAATTTCAGACAATTCAATTTCATTTATGTTACATAAACAAGCAGCGGCAATAGGTGTAATCTCTTTCGTGGACGATGAAAGAGAGTCGCCATTAGGTCCTATTTCATTTTACATAGAACATAAGAATCCTAATGAGGTTGTAGATTGGCTAGCGCCAAGAACCGCTAAAGGCCATCCATTATGGGAAAATAAAATTCCAGAGGATTAG